The Xanthomonas indica genome has a segment encoding these proteins:
- a CDS encoding S8 family peptidase translates to MRCQWDRALFGRAMGERTRMAYWVNRERYPSPEPGDCQDQDRGPVLNQAEQRVLSALGVAPQLADLRQLADTLAASEVERARLQQLLDEVEAAAPATATATTGVHAQGVVDVLNRALLKLISAALLQDVHDFFFVPARRTQMRESLLQRIRAGGGPFVVIAHSQGSLIAYDVLRELQLQDCEVSLLLTLGSPLGLPVVRSMFKAWTGTPKLPFPPCVARWVNVAERRDPVALDDDLSDDIADADGRFQNIAGSKINPDWQRNPHSAAGYLSIPDVRAEVRRAVGVGFDQPIAHPVLIKDLSDQLEARAPDYRHEVLIELERLSDAGDAAQRKHALIAALRALTQASTGLQGEALDAQIELEDTLQRYVSARLTRFEIESLRERYRDLNLKRLWRDAGKRALIYQSRSTIQVDAAQVAYRALGAGIGWAVLDSGIAAAHPHFHVAGQPPTVLAQWDCTQRGRPRALRPGEAGFDALDGNGHGTHVAGIIAGQCEAPLPGAPATAPLQFAGMAPLARLYGLKVLDDDGNGRDSWIIKGVQQVAELNERAGELVVHGVNLSLGGYFDAESYGCGFTPLCNELRRLWRQGVVVVIAAGNDGLAWLMQGDGEAYPLNLDLSIGDPANLEESLAVGSVHKSSPHSYGISYFSSRGPTADGRYKPDLVAPGEKILSAHHGYAVADPGTWMVEMSGTSMAAAHVSGLIAAFLSVRREFIGAPDRVKQLVLAQCLDLQRDRYMQGSGLPSLMRMLGGT, encoded by the coding sequence TTGCGCTGCCAGTGGGACCGCGCCCTGTTCGGGCGCGCGATGGGCGAGCGCACGCGCATGGCCTATTGGGTCAATCGCGAGCGCTATCCGTCGCCGGAACCGGGCGATTGCCAGGATCAGGATCGCGGCCCGGTGTTGAACCAGGCCGAGCAGCGTGTCCTCAGCGCGCTCGGCGTGGCCCCGCAGCTGGCCGATCTGCGCCAGCTCGCCGACACCCTGGCCGCCAGCGAGGTCGAGCGCGCACGGCTGCAGCAGCTGCTGGACGAGGTGGAGGCAGCGGCGCCAGCGACGGCAACCGCAACCACTGGCGTGCATGCGCAAGGCGTGGTCGACGTGCTCAACCGCGCGTTGCTCAAGCTGATCTCCGCGGCGCTGCTGCAGGACGTGCACGACTTCTTCTTCGTGCCGGCGCGACGCACGCAGATGCGCGAGAGCCTGCTGCAGCGCATCCGCGCCGGCGGCGGCCCGTTCGTGGTGATCGCGCACAGCCAGGGCTCGCTGATCGCCTACGACGTGCTGCGCGAGCTGCAGCTGCAGGATTGCGAGGTCTCGCTGCTGCTCACGCTCGGCTCGCCGCTGGGCCTGCCGGTGGTGCGCAGCATGTTCAAGGCGTGGACCGGAACGCCGAAGCTGCCGTTTCCGCCTTGCGTGGCGCGCTGGGTCAACGTCGCCGAGCGGCGCGACCCGGTGGCCCTGGACGACGATCTCAGCGACGACATTGCCGATGCCGACGGGCGCTTCCAGAACATCGCCGGTTCGAAGATCAACCCGGATTGGCAGCGCAACCCGCATTCGGCCGCCGGCTACCTGTCCATCCCCGACGTGCGGGCCGAGGTGCGGCGCGCGGTGGGGGTGGGCTTCGACCAGCCGATCGCGCATCCGGTGCTGATCAAGGACCTGTCCGACCAGTTGGAGGCGCGCGCGCCGGACTATCGGCACGAGGTGCTGATCGAACTCGAACGATTGTCCGATGCCGGCGATGCGGCGCAGCGCAAGCATGCGCTGATCGCGGCGCTGCGCGCGCTGACCCAGGCCTCCACCGGGCTGCAGGGCGAGGCGCTGGATGCGCAGATCGAACTGGAGGACACCCTGCAGCGCTACGTGTCGGCGCGGCTGACCCGGTTCGAGATCGAAAGCCTGCGCGAGCGCTATCGCGACCTCAACCTCAAGCGTTTGTGGCGCGATGCGGGCAAGCGCGCGCTGATCTACCAGTCGCGCAGCACGATCCAGGTGGATGCGGCGCAGGTGGCCTATCGCGCGCTCGGCGCCGGCATCGGCTGGGCGGTGCTGGACAGCGGCATCGCCGCGGCGCATCCGCATTTCCACGTCGCCGGGCAGCCGCCGACCGTGCTTGCCCAATGGGACTGCACCCAGCGCGGGCGCCCACGCGCGCTGCGCCCGGGCGAGGCCGGTTTCGACGCGCTCGACGGCAACGGCCACGGCACCCACGTGGCCGGCATCATCGCCGGGCAATGCGAGGCGCCGCTGCCGGGCGCGCCGGCCACCGCGCCGTTGCAGTTCGCCGGCATGGCACCGTTGGCGCGGCTCTACGGGTTGAAGGTGCTGGACGACGACGGCAACGGCCGCGACTCGTGGATCATCAAGGGCGTGCAGCAGGTGGCCGAACTCAACGAGCGTGCCGGCGAACTGGTGGTGCACGGGGTCAACCTGAGCCTGGGCGGCTACTTCGACGCGGAGAGCTACGGCTGCGGCTTCACTCCGCTGTGCAACGAACTGCGCCGGCTGTGGCGGCAGGGCGTGGTGGTGGTGATCGCGGCCGGCAACGACGGCCTGGCCTGGCTGATGCAGGGCGACGGCGAGGCCTATCCGCTGAACCTGGATCTGAGCATCGGCGACCCGGCGAACCTGGAGGAATCGCTGGCGGTGGGCTCGGTGCACAAGAGCAGCCCGCACAGCTACGGCATTTCGTATTTCTCCTCGCGCGGCCCGACGGCCGACGGCCGCTACAAGCCCGACCTGGTCGCGCCGGGCGAAAAGATCCTGTCGGCCCACCACGGCTATGCGGTCGCGGATCCGGGCACCTGGATGGTGGAGATGAGCGGCACCAGCATGGCCGCGGCGCATGTGTCCGGGCTGATCGCCGCCTTCCTGTCGGTGCGCCGCGAGTTCATCGGCGCACCGGACCGGGTCAAGCAGCTGGTGCTGGCGCAGTGCCTGGACCTGCAGCGCGATCGCTACATGCAGGGCAGTGGACTGCCGAGCTTGATGCGGATGCTTGGGGGGACGTGA
- a CDS encoding SHOCT domain-containing protein, with protein sequence MKRILFVPMLWMALAGTAQAVEPEFAQVSPGVWMVTVKNHAGIFASAATTKRKALLAANAFAAAKNMQAVPVAMEAVDAGGPGQWPYVEYQFRLVPQGSDETVGLQPRADLQIEVNASAASPAATGDAPRALGAQPDLYTELLKLDDLRKKGLLTDAEFQVQKAKLLSR encoded by the coding sequence ATGAAACGCATTCTTTTCGTGCCCATGCTATGGATGGCGCTGGCCGGCACCGCGCAGGCCGTTGAGCCAGAGTTTGCGCAGGTGTCACCCGGCGTGTGGATGGTGACGGTCAAGAATCACGCCGGCATCTTCGCCAGCGCTGCAACGACCAAGCGCAAAGCGCTTCTCGCTGCCAACGCGTTCGCCGCCGCCAAGAACATGCAGGCGGTACCGGTGGCAATGGAAGCGGTGGACGCAGGTGGACCGGGCCAGTGGCCATACGTCGAGTATCAGTTCCGTCTAGTTCCGCAAGGTTCCGATGAGACCGTCGGGTTGCAGCCACGAGCCGACCTGCAAATCGAGGTGAACGCGAGCGCGGCATCGCCGGCCGCAACCGGCGATGCGCCGCGCGCACTCGGCGCGCAGCCTGATCTATACACCGAACTGTTGAAGCTCGACGACCTACGGAAGAAAGGCCTGCTCACCGATGCCGAGTTCCAGGTGCAGAAGGCCAAGCTGCTGTCGCGCTAG
- a CDS encoding SDR family oxidoreductase: MDLGINHRTALISGADSGMGKETARQLLQAGVRVAITDRADGTLDQALSELSGLGEVIAVAGDVTRANDVAEIWAQVRAQLGDPDIYVNAAGVTGATGDFLDVSDAGWLETLDINLMGAVRMCREAIPAMRRNGWGRIVLFASEDAVQPYVDELAYCASKAGILSLAKGLSKAYGGDNVLVNTVSPAFIHTPMTDAMMHKRAKEKGMTFDEAVSSFLDEERPGMVLKRRGRPEEVAAAVVFLCSERASFINGAGIRVDSGSVQTIAG; the protein is encoded by the coding sequence ATGGACCTTGGAATCAACCATCGGACTGCCCTGATCAGTGGCGCCGACTCGGGCATGGGCAAGGAAACCGCCCGCCAACTGCTGCAGGCCGGCGTGCGTGTGGCGATCACCGACCGTGCGGACGGCACGCTCGATCAGGCGCTGTCCGAGCTGTCGGGCCTGGGCGAGGTGATCGCCGTGGCGGGCGATGTGACGCGTGCGAACGATGTCGCGGAGATCTGGGCGCAGGTCCGGGCACAGCTGGGCGATCCGGATATCTACGTCAATGCGGCCGGCGTCACCGGGGCGACCGGCGACTTCCTCGACGTGAGCGATGCGGGGTGGCTCGAAACGCTGGACATCAACCTGATGGGCGCGGTGCGGATGTGCCGCGAAGCGATTCCCGCGATGCGCCGAAACGGCTGGGGGCGGATCGTCCTGTTCGCGTCCGAGGACGCCGTGCAGCCCTATGTGGACGAACTGGCCTACTGCGCGTCGAAGGCCGGAATCCTGAGTCTGGCCAAGGGCCTGTCCAAGGCCTACGGTGGCGACAACGTACTGGTCAACACGGTGTCGCCCGCGTTCATCCATACCCCGATGACCGACGCAATGATGCACAAGCGCGCGAAGGAAAAGGGCATGACCTTCGATGAAGCGGTGTCGTCGTTCCTGGACGAGGAGCGTCCCGGCATGGTCCTCAAGCGGCGTGGCCGGCCGGAAGAGGTGGCGGCGGCGGTTGTGTTTCTGTGCTCCGAGCGCGCCAGCTTCATCAATGGTGCCGGTATCCGGGTCGATTCGGGGTCGGTGCAGACCATTGCGGGGTGA
- a CDS encoding GMC family oxidoreductase, with protein MSVVSTAAVDAVVVGSGAGGGPLAARLAQAGVSVVVLEAGAAFGPDAHRADELATDIYWMEERLSGGRTPTAFGPNNSGAGLGGSTLHWGAFCPRPDPRDLQLRTQTSQGEDWPIAHQELLSYLQRVERFIGVSGPAVYPWDGERCYAFPPAQRNAPAEAMERGCRALGITAADAPAALVTRPHEQPHWGTRVACNNCGACHQGCSNGAKVSVDTTWLPLARAHGADLRTDCRVVGIERNSLGAVTGVVYRQGERELRQRCTALFLCAGGVETPRLLLNLGLANSSGQVGRNFMAHVATQVWGTFDMDMRMNRGYPSSLMSEDMLRPAQAEFAGGYLIQSLGVQPVTLANTLARGAGRWGAALVRTMTRYNRLAGIGINGECLPQDTNRLTLADECDAFGLRKARVDFSYGPNEQAIDAHARRTLQAIWEAAGAQDIFAAARSAHTLGTCRMGRDPAQAVVDPDGRSFDIGNLYVCDNSVFPSALAANPALTQMALGLRTAERFLAH; from the coding sequence ATGAGCGTCGTATCGACTGCGGCGGTGGATGCGGTCGTGGTCGGCAGCGGCGCCGGCGGCGGTCCGCTGGCCGCGCGACTGGCGCAGGCCGGCGTCTCGGTGGTGGTGCTGGAAGCCGGCGCCGCGTTCGGCCCGGATGCGCACCGCGCGGACGAACTGGCGACGGACATCTACTGGATGGAAGAGCGCCTCAGCGGAGGGCGGACGCCGACGGCGTTCGGCCCGAACAATTCCGGTGCGGGGCTCGGCGGATCGACGCTGCACTGGGGCGCGTTCTGCCCGCGCCCGGACCCGCGCGATCTGCAACTACGCACGCAGACCAGCCAGGGCGAAGACTGGCCGATCGCGCACCAAGAACTGCTGTCCTACCTCCAGCGCGTCGAACGCTTCATCGGCGTGTCCGGGCCGGCGGTCTACCCATGGGACGGAGAGCGCTGCTATGCCTTCCCGCCTGCCCAGCGCAACGCACCCGCCGAGGCGATGGAGCGCGGCTGCCGTGCGCTCGGCATCACGGCCGCCGATGCACCGGCGGCGCTAGTCACCCGGCCGCACGAACAGCCGCACTGGGGCACGCGCGTGGCCTGCAACAACTGCGGTGCGTGTCATCAGGGCTGCAGCAATGGCGCCAAGGTCAGCGTGGACACGACCTGGCTGCCGCTGGCACGGGCGCACGGTGCGGACCTGCGCACCGATTGCCGGGTCGTCGGCATCGAGCGCAACAGCCTGGGCGCGGTCACCGGCGTCGTCTACCGGCAGGGCGAGCGCGAACTGCGCCAGCGTTGCACGGCCTTGTTTCTATGCGCCGGCGGCGTGGAAACGCCGCGCTTGCTGCTGAACCTGGGACTGGCCAACTCCAGTGGACAGGTCGGGCGCAATTTCATGGCACATGTCGCGACCCAGGTCTGGGGCACGTTCGACATGGACATGCGCATGAACCGCGGCTACCCCTCCTCGCTGATGAGCGAGGACATGCTGCGCCCCGCGCAGGCCGAGTTTGCCGGCGGCTATCTGATCCAGAGCCTGGGCGTGCAGCCGGTGACGCTCGCCAACACGCTGGCGCGTGGTGCCGGCCGCTGGGGCGCGGCGCTGGTGCGGACCATGACGCGCTACAACCGTCTGGCCGGCATCGGCATCAATGGCGAATGCCTGCCGCAGGACACCAATCGCCTGACGCTCGCCGACGAGTGCGATGCCTTCGGCCTGCGCAAGGCGCGGGTCGACTTCAGCTACGGACCCAACGAACAGGCGATCGATGCCCACGCCAGACGCACGCTGCAGGCGATCTGGGAGGCGGCCGGCGCCCAGGACATCTTCGCCGCCGCGCGCTCGGCACACACGCTCGGCACCTGTCGCATGGGCCGCGATCCCGCGCAGGCCGTGGTCGATCCGGATGGCCGTTCGTTCGACATCGGCAATCTCTACGTCTGCGACAACTCGGTCTTCCCCAGCGCATTGGCGGCCAATCCGGCCCTGACACAGATGGCACTCGGCTTGCGCACCGCCGAGCGGTTTCTCGCGCACTAG
- a CDS encoding alpha/beta hydrolase: MGKPVLYFLHALGSSGREWSSVIDVLQPRFDCIALDVPGFGTAPALDRPDVTALVDWFAGAVARDRPNCWYVVGHSMGGKIATLAAARARDGMAGLAGLAGVVLVAASPPAPEPMDESRRQTMLSWFDGAGPTRQQAEQFIDDNCAAPLPTSPRGGAVDDVLRSSARAWNAWLTHGSREDCAAQAGCIDVPALVVAGSEDGDLDETAQRRWNLPHYRDAHLTVVAQAAHLIPYERPQALAALIAAHVDGTAARRLPDDFVALLNAERVAPTMRKALLHRHAGPSRAAKGILSERQSGTLAAVVERVLDGAGDARDIARRIDVDLAKEVGDGWRFADLPPDRLAWPMGLDALDALSGGFAALPAQEQDGWLRAIFLSEAGDCPACGWSAAQLAAWFEDVRAETVRIWTSLPVTMAALGYDGFAVGGLGAGSPGYQETVADRREAWQLLPKAHP, from the coding sequence ATGGGAAAACCGGTCCTGTATTTCCTGCACGCCCTCGGCTCGAGCGGGCGCGAGTGGTCTTCGGTGATCGATGTTTTGCAACCGCGCTTCGACTGCATCGCACTGGATGTTCCAGGCTTCGGCACTGCGCCGGCGTTGGATCGCCCGGATGTGACCGCGCTGGTGGACTGGTTCGCAGGCGCAGTTGCGCGCGACAGGCCGAATTGCTGGTATGTGGTGGGCCACAGCATGGGTGGGAAGATCGCCACCCTGGCCGCCGCGCGCGCGCGCGATGGCATGGCCGGGCTCGCTGGCCTGGCCGGGGTCGTCCTAGTGGCCGCATCGCCGCCCGCGCCTGAGCCGATGGACGAATCCCGGCGGCAGACCATGTTGTCCTGGTTCGACGGTGCCGGCCCCACGCGGCAGCAGGCCGAACAGTTCATCGACGACAACTGCGCGGCGCCGTTGCCGACATCGCCGCGTGGCGGCGCTGTCGACGATGTCCTGCGCAGCAGCGCGCGCGCATGGAACGCCTGGCTCACCCATGGCAGCCGCGAGGACTGCGCGGCGCAGGCCGGCTGCATCGACGTGCCCGCGCTCGTGGTCGCGGGCAGCGAGGACGGCGATCTCGACGAGACGGCGCAGCGGCGCTGGAACCTGCCGCATTACCGCGATGCGCACCTCACCGTGGTGGCGCAGGCAGCACACCTGATTCCCTACGAACGACCGCAGGCGCTCGCGGCGTTGATCGCCGCGCACGTCGACGGTACCGCGGCACGCCGGCTGCCCGACGACTTCGTGGCGTTGCTCAATGCCGAGCGCGTCGCCCCGACGATGCGCAAGGCGCTGCTGCATCGCCATGCCGGGCCGTCGCGTGCGGCAAAAGGCATATTGAGCGAGCGCCAGTCAGGCACGCTGGCCGCCGTGGTCGAGCGCGTTCTGGATGGTGCGGGCGACGCCCGCGATATCGCGCGCCGCATCGACGTCGATCTCGCCAAGGAGGTAGGGGACGGGTGGCGGTTTGCCGACCTGCCGCCCGACCGTCTCGCCTGGCCGATGGGGCTGGATGCGCTGGACGCGTTGTCCGGCGGCTTCGCCGCCTTGCCTGCACAGGAACAGGACGGCTGGCTGCGCGCCATCTTCCTGAGCGAGGCAGGCGACTGTCCCGCGTGCGGATGGAGCGCGGCGCAACTCGCCGCCTGGTTCGAAGACGTGCGTGCCGAGACGGTGCGTATCTGGACAAGCCTTCCGGTCACCATGGCCGCCTTGGGCTACGACGGGTTCGCCGTGGGCGGCTTGGGCGCGGGCAGCCCCGGTTACCAGGAAACCGTCGCCGATCGCCGCGAGGCCTGGCAGCTGCTGCCCAAGGCGCATCCATGA
- a CDS encoding glycoside hydrolase family 15 protein, protein MPTTARPRRSTSSAGRTEGALPIEQYGALGEGRSVALTGSDGSIDWWCAPNMDSPPLFDRLLDAEQGGYFVLAPDAPFRTERRYRKDSNVLVTTFTTASGQATLTESLNSGHAGRLPWCELARRIECQRGTMRFRLELKFSLRAQNASPYCAAIGPHTVFHVDRLLGVMIHDDRLSCAWSDHGVRGEITVAKGQRATIALVVGEDEPLVAPTIGEIDSRIDLTDKEWRAWSKNVTFPHEGRDFFVRSALALKLLLYSPSGAIAAAATTSLPERIGGDKNFDYRYAWIRDAGYTIQAFLAAGLEAESKAAFTWLIRQLRQHGPKVVFTLDGGLVPDVVELEAAGYRNTLPVVRGNLAGGQHQHGIYGDIFETAYCFVSRGNILDASSAELLSRLADQCADHWRKADSGIWELPELQHYTMSKVSCWQALARAVELADQGQLPTTCRDRWERERDRIKDWIEVHCWSDAQQAFVMYPGSDKLDASVALAARFRFDGKDRLLATLDAIDRVLGAGAFHYRYSGMAQEEGCFVACSYWIAEAYARLGQKAKARKRLARLNAALDRCNGLLSEMVDPHTGAFLGNFPQGLSHLAQIMAMSTIENTTTNPVKLRPHANKRKTR, encoded by the coding sequence GTGCCCACGACAGCCCGGCCACGCCGCTCGACCTCAAGCGCCGGCCGCACCGAGGGTGCGCTACCGATCGAACAGTACGGCGCACTCGGCGAAGGACGCTCGGTCGCCCTGACCGGATCGGACGGATCGATCGATTGGTGGTGCGCGCCCAACATGGACAGCCCGCCGCTGTTCGACCGGCTCCTGGACGCCGAGCAAGGCGGCTACTTCGTGCTGGCCCCGGACGCGCCCTTCCGCACCGAGCGGCGCTATCGGAAAGACAGCAATGTCCTGGTCACCACGTTCACCACCGCATCCGGCCAGGCGACGCTGACCGAGTCGCTCAACAGCGGGCATGCGGGACGGCTGCCCTGGTGCGAACTCGCACGACGCATCGAGTGCCAGCGCGGAACCATGCGCTTCCGGCTGGAGCTGAAATTCAGCTTGCGGGCGCAGAACGCCAGCCCGTACTGCGCGGCGATCGGCCCGCACACCGTATTTCATGTCGACCGCCTGCTTGGCGTCATGATCCACGACGACAGGCTGAGCTGCGCGTGGTCGGACCACGGCGTTCGCGGCGAGATCACCGTGGCCAAGGGACAACGCGCGACGATCGCCCTGGTCGTCGGCGAGGACGAGCCGCTGGTCGCGCCCACCATCGGGGAGATCGACAGCCGCATCGATCTGACCGACAAGGAATGGCGGGCATGGTCGAAGAACGTGACCTTCCCGCACGAGGGTCGGGATTTTTTCGTCCGCAGCGCGCTCGCGCTCAAATTGCTGCTCTATTCGCCCTCCGGCGCCATCGCCGCTGCCGCGACGACGTCGCTGCCCGAACGCATCGGCGGCGACAAGAACTTCGATTATCGCTATGCCTGGATCCGCGATGCCGGCTACACCATCCAGGCGTTTCTCGCCGCCGGCCTGGAAGCGGAATCGAAGGCTGCCTTCACCTGGCTGATCCGGCAACTGCGCCAGCACGGGCCGAAAGTCGTGTTCACCCTGGACGGCGGACTGGTGCCCGACGTCGTCGAACTGGAGGCCGCCGGCTACCGCAACACGTTGCCGGTCGTGCGCGGCAATCTCGCCGGTGGGCAACACCAGCACGGCATCTACGGCGACATCTTCGAGACCGCCTATTGCTTCGTGAGCCGCGGCAACATCCTGGACGCATCCAGCGCCGAATTGCTGTCCCGGCTTGCCGACCAGTGCGCCGATCACTGGCGCAAGGCCGACTCGGGGATCTGGGAGTTGCCCGAACTGCAGCACTACACCATGTCCAAGGTCAGCTGCTGGCAGGCGCTGGCCAGGGCCGTCGAACTGGCCGACCAGGGCCAACTGCCGACGACGTGTCGCGATCGCTGGGAACGGGAGCGCGACAGGATCAAGGACTGGATCGAAGTCCACTGCTGGTCGGACGCGCAGCAGGCCTTCGTGATGTATCCGGGCAGCGACAAGCTGGATGCGTCGGTGGCGCTGGCCGCACGGTTCCGCTTCGACGGCAAGGATCGGCTGTTGGCGACGCTGGACGCGATCGACCGCGTGTTGGGCGCCGGCGCGTTCCATTACCGCTACTCCGGCATGGCGCAGGAAGAAGGCTGCTTCGTCGCGTGCTCCTACTGGATCGCCGAAGCCTATGCCCGCCTGGGACAGAAAGCCAAGGCCAGGAAACGGCTGGCCCGACTCAATGCCGCGCTCGATCGCTGCAACGGCCTGTTGAGCGAGATGGTCGATCCGCACACTGGCGCGTTCCTGGGGAATTTCCCGCAAGGACTGAGCCATCTCGCCCAGATCATGGCGATGTCGACCATCGAGAACACCACAACCAATCCGGTAAAACTCCGTCCACACGCCAACAAGAGGAAGACACGATGA
- a CDS encoding SDR family oxidoreductase, with protein MTDRLKMQDPREQYPKPPFPPQPQPVPGKASDMDPVPDHGETSYRGAGKLAGRRALVTGGDSGIGRAAAIAFAREGADVAISFLAEEASDAQEVIALIEAEGRKAISLPGDITDRQWCAELVEKAVAGLGGLDILVINAGRQQYREEIGEVSDEDFDKTLKTNLYAMHWICRAAVPHLPPGAAVITTASIQAYDPSAILLDYATTKAGIVAYTKALAAQLSEKGIRANVVAPGPFWTALQSSGGQPMEAVTQFGSKTHFKRPGQPVEIAPLYVLLASQEGSYLTGEVFGATGGAGVA; from the coding sequence ATGACCGACCGACTGAAGATGCAGGACCCGCGCGAACAGTACCCCAAGCCGCCCTTCCCGCCTCAGCCGCAACCAGTTCCAGGCAAGGCCTCGGACATGGATCCGGTGCCCGACCATGGCGAGACCAGCTATCGCGGCGCGGGCAAGCTGGCGGGCCGCCGGGCGCTGGTGACCGGTGGCGACAGCGGCATCGGCCGCGCCGCGGCGATCGCCTTTGCACGCGAGGGTGCCGATGTGGCCATCTCCTTCCTTGCCGAGGAAGCGTCGGACGCGCAGGAGGTCATCGCCCTCATCGAGGCCGAAGGACGCAAGGCGATCAGCCTCCCGGGCGACATCACCGATCGTCAATGGTGTGCGGAACTGGTCGAGAAGGCCGTCGCCGGCCTGGGCGGCCTGGACATCCTGGTGATCAACGCGGGCCGGCAGCAGTATCGGGAAGAGATCGGCGAGGTGAGCGACGAGGATTTCGACAAGACGCTGAAGACCAATCTCTACGCCATGCACTGGATCTGCCGCGCCGCGGTCCCGCACCTTCCGCCGGGCGCCGCGGTGATCACCACCGCGTCGATCCAGGCGTACGACCCGTCGGCGATCCTGCTCGACTACGCGACCACCAAGGCCGGCATCGTCGCCTACACCAAGGCATTGGCGGCACAGTTGAGCGAAAAGGGCATCCGGGCAAACGTGGTGGCACCCGGTCCGTTCTGGACCGCGCTGCAGTCGTCTGGCGGCCAGCCGATGGAGGCGGTCACCCAGTTCGGCTCAAAGACGCACTTCAAGCGCCCTGGCCAGCCGGTCGAAATCGCACCGCTGTATGTGCTCCTCGCCAGCCAGGAAGGCAGCTACCTGACCGGCGAAGTGTTCGGCGCGACCGGTGGTGCCGGCGTCGCCTGA
- a CDS encoding VOC family protein — protein MLHHVSFGVRDLAVAGAFYDAALRPLGYLRVFEDETAIGYGIAEGSDDLFCLKLHDRATAPGPGFHLAFAATTQLQVDAFHRAALQAGGRDNGAPGLRPDYGDAYYAAFVIDPDGHRIEAVFNPLGS, from the coding sequence ATGCTCCACCATGTTTCGTTCGGCGTTCGCGATCTTGCCGTCGCAGGCGCGTTCTACGATGCCGCACTGCGACCATTGGGTTACCTGCGCGTGTTCGAGGACGAGACTGCGATCGGGTACGGCATCGCCGAGGGCAGCGACGATCTGTTCTGCCTGAAACTGCATGACCGCGCCACGGCGCCGGGACCCGGTTTCCACCTGGCGTTCGCCGCGACAACGCAGTTGCAGGTGGACGCGTTCCACCGTGCCGCACTGCAAGCCGGCGGTCGCGACAATGGCGCGCCCGGCCTGCGTCCCGACTATGGGGACGCCTACTACGCCGCGTTCGTCATCGACCCGGATGGGCATCGCATCGAGGCCGTCTTCAATCCACTGGGCAGCTAG
- a CDS encoding GGDEF domain-containing protein, translating into MSAGLTLRRHFRLGIIKVLGPSTAGVLLLFALYQIAIGAPLTALAGAALAGLAALATWLALHRGDGRMDPLLSLSWLLGSALACHALRHAAVPWLYLVMMSNFFAVTRNVALACNATLIAVLLVVTPSTLGAEHFFSMLAVSLLITGLGYMLALRVEGDRLQLEQLASHDSLTGLPNRRMLERSLSQRVADPRRATRRHGLIVLDIDHFKEVNDLYGHAEGDRVLVELATLLRAQVRAPDEVFRFGGEEFVVVARLQSATELSAFARRLHDAARTALRGPNGTITVSLGAAMLCDEVQWHDWFSRADTALYQAKNNGRDRYVIAEDVAQD; encoded by the coding sequence GTGAGCGCGGGCTTGACCCTGCGCCGGCACTTCCGGCTTGGCATCATCAAGGTCCTCGGTCCCTCCACGGCCGGGGTACTGCTGCTGTTCGCCCTCTACCAGATCGCGATCGGCGCGCCGTTGACCGCGCTGGCCGGCGCCGCCCTGGCCGGCTTGGCTGCGTTGGCGACCTGGCTGGCCCTGCATCGCGGCGACGGCCGCATGGATCCGTTGCTGTCGCTGAGTTGGCTGCTGGGCAGCGCCCTGGCCTGCCATGCGCTGCGCCATGCCGCGGTGCCGTGGCTGTACCTGGTGATGATGAGCAACTTCTTCGCGGTCACGCGCAATGTCGCCCTGGCCTGCAACGCGACCCTGATCGCGGTGCTGCTGGTGGTCACCCCGAGCACGCTGGGTGCCGAGCATTTCTTCTCCATGCTGGCGGTGTCGCTGCTGATCACCGGACTGGGCTACATGCTGGCGTTGCGGGTGGAAGGCGATCGCCTGCAACTGGAGCAACTGGCCTCGCACGACTCGCTGACCGGGCTGCCGAACCGCCGCATGCTCGAGCGCAGCCTGTCGCAACGGGTGGCCGATCCACGCCGGGCGACCCGCCGGCATGGCTTGATCGTGCTCGACATCGATCACTTCAAGGAGGTCAACGACCTCTACGGCCATGCCGAGGGCGATCGGGTGCTGGTCGAGCTGGCCACGTTGCTGCGCGCGCAGGTGCGCGCGCCGGACGAGGTGTTCCGGTTCGGTGGCGAGGAGTTCGTGGTGGTGGCGCGGCTGCAGTCCGCGACCGAACTGTCCGCCTTCGCCAGGCGGCTGCACGACGCCGCGCGCACGGCGCTGCGCGGCCCCAACGGCACCATCACCGTGTCGCTGGGCGCGGCGATGCTGTGCGACGAGGTGCAGTGGCACGACTGGTTCTCGCGTGCCGACACCGCGCTGTACCAGGCCAAGAACAACGGACGCGACCGCTACGTGATCGCCGAGGACGTGGCGCAGGACTGA